AACAATCCTGAAGCCAAGCTTTATGGTATGGATGTTATATGGTACCTTTGGACTGGAACTGATTCGCCTCTCTTCGGTAAAAACAAGATGACTACCTTTGAAAGATATTTTATAGCAGAGGAAGAAACTCATGTTGAAAAGAAAAATCCATATTTTAAATATAGAGACGATGAAAAAATGTGTGCTTCTATTTTAAAAGAATTTGGACTTAATCCTGAAAGTGCACATATAATTAATGGTCATATACCTGTAAAAAGCAAGAAAGGTGAAAGTCCAATCAAAGCAAAAGGTAAGTTGTTAGTTATTGATGGGGGCTTTTCAAGAGCTTATCAAGGGCAGACAGGAATAGCGGGTTATACTCTTATATATAATTCATATGGATTAGTTTTAGTTTCTCACGAACCTTTTGAATCTACTCAGAAGGCAATAGAAGAGGAAAAAGATATACTTTCTACAACTGTAGTTTTAGAGCAGGAGGTTGAGAGAAAGCGGGTAGGAGATACTGATATAGGAATTGAACTTAAGCAGCAGATAAGAGCTTTGGAAATGCTGCTTGAGGCATATAGGAAAGGTCTTATAAAAGAACAGAGATAACTTAAGATTAATAAGTAAGTGTGGATTAACTGCTTCTCTAGTCAAACTATAGAAGCAGTTAATTAGTTTTAAGGAAAACTTAAGAATTATTTAGATAATTATTTAATAATTAAGTGATACCATTGACTTGTAGGATTATTAAAGTATGGTAATATGAGTAAAAATATAAAACTTAATAAAAAATTATAGGTATTATTATATTTATATGGTAATATATATTTATAATTATTTTGTGTTGGAATTATATTTTTCTTTTTTATTCATACCGAAGGGAGAGAAATTATCTAATGGCTGATATTTTCGAAAAATGTTTTAACTATAATGATGCTAAAGAGGCGATAAAGGCTGGAATATATCCTTATTTTCACGCCCTTACTTCTGGGCAGGATACAGAAGTTATAATCGGGGGAAAAAGAGTAATAATGCTTGGCTCCAATAACTATTTGGGACTAACCTCAGACCCAAGACTTAAGGAAGCAGCTATAAAAGCTGTAGAAAAATATGGCTCAGGCTGCTCAGGTTCAAGGTTTTTAAATGGAACGCTAGATTTACATATTGAGCTTGAAGAAAGATTGGCAGCTTTTGTTAAAAAGGAAGCTGCACTTGTTTTTAGTACTGGTTTTCAAACTAATTTAGGAATTATATCTGCAATAGCAGGAAGAAATGATTATATAATCGGAGATAAACAGAATCACGCAAGTCTTGTTGATGCTTGCAGACTAAGTTTTGCAAAGTTTTTAAAGTTTAAGCACAATGACATGGAAGACTTGGAAAGGATTTTAAAGTCAATACCAGAGGATAAGGGAAGACTTATAGTAGTTGATGGGGTATTTAGTATGGAAGGAGATATTGCAAACCTTCCAGAAATAGTAAGACTAGCTAAACAGTACGGAGCTAGAGTAATGGTTGACGATGCCCACGGATTAGGGGTTATGGGAGAGTACGGAAGAGGTACGGCAGAATACTTTGGACTTGAGGATGAGGTTGACATAATAATGGGAACTTTCAGTAAGTCCTTAGCAAGTCTTGGCGGATATGTTGCTTCCAAGGAAGATGTAGTAGATTATATAAAACATCATTCAAGACCATTTATCTTCAGTGCTTCAATACCTCCAGCAAGTGCAGCAGCAGCTATGGCGGCTCTTGATATTTTACAAAAAGAACCAGAAAGAATTAAAAGACTTTGGGATAATGCTAAGTTCATGAAGGAAAGCTTTGAGGCTATTGGACTACCAGTTGGAGAAACTAGAACTCCAATAGTTCCTATAATTGCAGGAGAGGATTTTAAGGCCTTTAAGCTAACTATGATGCTTCTTGAGGAAGGGGTATATGTAAATCCAGCAGTTGCACCTGCAGTAGAACCAGGCTGTGCACTACTTAGAACAAGCTATACGCCAACACATACAAAAGAACAGCTTGAATTTGCATTAGGAGCTTTTGAGAAGGTATTTAAGGCTAGCGAGCAAACAGCTTAATACAGGTCCGCTATAGGCGGACTTTTTTTCGAGTTAAATTGAAAAGGTATACAAAAGGGGACATAAGGACTAATAGTACTTATGTAAAAAGATAATACTGGGGGGGATTAATATGAAAAAAATCAAAACATTATTTAGATATGCCTATAAATATCGCTTTAAGTACTTAATAGGCATTAGTTTTCTTATCCTTGTGGACATGCTTCAACTTATACCGCCAAAACTTTTAGGCTATATAACAGATAACATATCGAGAGGAACAGCAACTAAAGACTTGCTTCTAAAGTACATAGCATACATAATTGCTATTGCTTTTCTTATGGCTATTGGCAGATACGTATGGAGAATGTATATAATAGGCACATCGAGAAGAATTGAATATGACATGAGAAACAATTATTTTAAACATCTTCAAACGCTGTCTATTAATTTTTACAATAAAAATAAAACTGGAGACTTGATGGCTCTGGCTACTAATGATTTAAATGCTGTAAGAATGGCTTTAGGTCAGGGAGTTATGATGCTTACAGACTCCATAACTTTAACTATAACAACTATAATAATAATGATCTCAATTAATTTAAGACTTACACTGCTCTCGCTAATTCCACTTCCATTTGTAACTCTAGTAGCACTAAAATTCGGAAAAAACATTCATAAAAGATTCCTAAAGGTTCAAAAGGCTTTTTCAAAGCTTACTGAAATGGTTCAAGAAAATTTCTCAGGCATACGAATTATCAAATCCTTCGTACAGGAACAGAAGGAATATGAAAAGTTTTTAGAAGAGAATGAAAACTATCTAGAAACCAATATGTCCTTAGTAAAGGTTATAGTTATATTTCATCCCGTTATAGAATTTATAGCTTCCTTAAGCTTTGTAATTTTCTTAGGGGTAGGAGGTATATTTGTTATCTACGGCTATATTTCACTTGGAGATTTTATTGCCTTTAATATGTATTTAGGAAATTTAATATGGCCCATGATGGCTTTTGGATGGGTTATTAATAATATTCAAAGAGGTTTTGCTTCATTAGAGAGAATAGAAAAGGTTATGAATGAAAAGGCAGAAATAGTTGATAAGGCTGTTGAGGAAACAGACTCCATTAAAGGAGACATAGTAGTAAACAATTTAACCTTTAGTTATCCAGGGACAGAAGTACCAGCTCTTAATAATATAAGTCTTTATATTAAAAGCGGAGATACCTTAGGTATTATAGGTAGGACAGGAAGTAGCAAAAGCACCTTGGTAAATCTGCTTGTTAGGCTCTACAACGTAGAGGAAGGTAAAATAACCATTGGTGGAAAGGACATAAGTAAAATTCCACTAAAGGTTCTAAGAGAAAACATAGGCTTTGTTCCTCAAGATTCCTTCTTATTTTCATCTACAGTTGGAGAAAACATAAATCTTCCCTTTGAGAAACTTGATATGGACAAGGTAATTCAAGCTTCAAAGGATTCTGATATATATGAAAACATAATGGATTTCTCTGAGCAGTTTGATACTGTAGTAGGAGAAAGAGGTGTAACCTTATCAGGTGGACAAAAACAAAGAATATCTATTGCTAGAGCCCTTATAAAGAATCCTGAACTTCTTATATTAGATGATTGTTTGTCGGCAGTTGATGCTAAGACAGAGACAAAGATTCTTGAAAACTTGAAAAGAATCATGGAAGACAGGACCTCTATAATAATTTCTCATAGAATCTCAGCAGTTAAGGATTCGAATTTAATTGCAGTTTTTGATGAGGGAAGAATAATTGAGCTTGGCGCTCATAATGAGCTGTTAGCTAATAAAGGACTTTACTATGATATATATGAAAAACAGCAGCTTGAGCAGAAAATACAAGAGCAGGGGGAGGTTTAGTTATGGAAAAATACAACGAAGAGAGCTTAGCTAAATCCTATGACTCAAGACTTATGAAAAGGCTCTTAATTTATGCAAAGCCGTTTAGAATGTATCTGATAGCAGTTATCTTGTTGATGCTTTTAGGTACAGGATTAGATTTATTAAGACCAATACTTATTAAAAATGCCATAGATAATAATATAAATGGTTACAAAAAGCCTTATACTATGCTTCAAGAGCCTGTTGCTAACAGCATTAAAATAGGAGACAGCTATGTTGCTCAAGGAGAAAGGGCAGGAGGTAAGGCTGTTACTATGCTTTACTATGATAAAAAATACTTCATTGCCGATGGAAGAGTAAATGAACAAAAGCCCTATGCTATAAATGTTGATAAGCTTACTCAAGAGGGAAATACATATACAGTATATCCTTTAACTAGTGAAGAGTTAAAAGTGCTTAGAAGAGATGATGTTGCAGGTGTTATAAAGACAGTGATTTATACTTTGTTAATATGCATTTCAGTATTCGCACTTGGATATGTATGGATGTATCTTCTTCAGGTAGCTGGTCAAAAAATAATTTACAATATTAGAAATGATCTGTTTAAGCATGTTGAAGGCTTGTCGCTTTCCTTCTTTGATAAGAATCCAGTAGGAAGGCTTGTAACAAGAGTAACTAACGATGTAGAAGCCTTAAATGAAATGTATACTGGCGTTTTGGTTTATGTATTTAAGGATATATTTATTATTGTGGGCATACTCATTGCAATGTTTTCTCTAAATGTAAAGCTTGCTCTAGTTATACTAGCATCAGTCCCTTTTGTCTTAGCTGGTTCTATCATATTTAAGAAATATGATAGAGATGCTTACAGAGATGTTAGAGCAAAGCTTGCTAAAATAAATTCTTCCCTTTCAGAAAATATATCCGGAGTAAAGACAGTTCAGATATATCATAAAGAAGAGAAAATGTTTAATGAGTTTGATGGAATAAATAAATCCTATTTCCAAGCTTCAATGAAACAGCTTACTATTTTTGCACTATTTAGGCCTTCAGTAGATCTGCTTTCAACCTTAACTTTGGCGGGACTTTTATGGTTTGGTGGATTAAAGGTGTTGAATCAGGATATACCTGTGGGAATGCTTTTTGCCTTTGTAAGCTACTTAATGCAATTCTTCCAGCCTATATTTGATTTGACTGAAAAGTATGATATACTTCAGTCTTCAATGGCTTCTGCGGAGAGAATATTTTTGCTTATGGATAATAAGGATATGATAAAAAATATAGAAAATCCCGTTCATATTGAAAGACTTAAAGGTGAAATAGAATTTAAAAATGTTTGGTTTGCCTATAATGATGAGCAATGGGTTTTAAGAGATGTAAGTTTCAAAATCAGACCTGGAGAAAAGATAGCCTTTGTAGGGGCAACTGGAGCAGGAAAAACTTCTATAATAAGCTTAATAAGCAGGCTCTATGATATACAAAAGGGTGAAATACTGATAGATGGAATAAACATAAAGCAAATGGATCAGCAGGAGCTGAGAAAAAACTTGGCAACAGTTCTTCAAGATGTTTTCCTATTTACTGGTGATATTAAGAGCAATGTAAGATTAAATAATGGCAGCATAACTGATGAGGACATTATAAAAGCCTGTAAATATGTAAATGCAGACAAGTTTATTGAGAAACTTCCTAATAAGTATGATGATGCTGTAAATGAAAGAGGAACTACATTCTCTCAAGGAGAAAGACAGCTTATAGCCTTTGCAAGAGCTATAGCATTCAATCCTCCAATTCTTGTTTTAGATGAGGCAACATCAAATATAGATACAGAAACAGAAAGTCTGATACAGGATGCATTAAATAAGATAACTAAAGATAGAACTACTATAATAGTAGCTCATAGGCTATCAACCATAAAAAATGCAGATAAGATTATCGTACTTCACAAAGGAAAGGTTAGAGAGATAGGAAATCATGAAGAGCTGCTTGGAAAAGAAGGGCTTTACTATAATCTTTATAAACTGCAGTATAAAGAATTAGAAGGCACTAAGTAAAAGCTTTCATCTAGATAAGAAGATATCGTGATATCATGATATCTTCTTATGCAATCAGACTTTACTTATAATCCTCAATAATATAAACTATAGCGTAGAATAGATTCACAAAAGATTGAGGTGACATATGAAGCATCTTTTTATTATTAATCCGGCAGCAGGTAAAGGAAAAAACCTTAAACTTATACCTATAATTGAAGAAATATTTAAAAATAAAGAGGACAAGTATTTTATTGAAATAACAAAATGTGCTGGTCATGCAACCGAAATAGCAAAAAGCTATAGTCAAAAGGGAGATTACAGAATATATTCTGTAGGAGGAGATGGAACTCTCAATGAGGTTTTAAACGGAATGGTGAACAGTTCTAGCTCTCTAGCAGTAATCCCATGCGGAACGGGTAATGATTTTATAAAGAGTATATATAATTTTTCAAAAAACTATAAAATTGAGGATTTACTCATGAAAATCATAAATGGAAAAGAAAAATTTATAGACTTATGCACTTTTAACTATAGATATTTTATTAATATCGCTTCTGTAGGCTTTGATGCAGAGGTTGCATACAATGCAATAAAAGTCAAAAAGTTTCCTTGTGTGGGAGGAATGCTGGCCTACATTATTGGAATTATTATAACTGTATTTAAATATAACAGCTATAAGCTTAAAATTAACATTGACGAAAAGGTTTTAGAATTAGATGGACTTCTTGCGGCTATCGCAAATGGTAGATATTATGGCGGAGGTATTTTTGTGGCGCCAAAAGCTAGAATAGATGATGGTCTTTTCAGCATTTGTGCTATAGAAAAAGTCAGCAGATTAAAAATACTTGCTCTTTTTCCGAAGGTTATAAAGGGAACTCACGAGGATATTAAAGAA
The genomic region above belongs to Clostridium swellfunianum and contains:
- a CDS encoding aminotransferase class I/II-fold pyridoxal phosphate-dependent enzyme — protein: MADIFEKCFNYNDAKEAIKAGIYPYFHALTSGQDTEVIIGGKRVIMLGSNNYLGLTSDPRLKEAAIKAVEKYGSGCSGSRFLNGTLDLHIELEERLAAFVKKEAALVFSTGFQTNLGIISAIAGRNDYIIGDKQNHASLVDACRLSFAKFLKFKHNDMEDLERILKSIPEDKGRLIVVDGVFSMEGDIANLPEIVRLAKQYGARVMVDDAHGLGVMGEYGRGTAEYFGLEDEVDIIMGTFSKSLASLGGYVASKEDVVDYIKHHSRPFIFSASIPPASAAAAMAALDILQKEPERIKRLWDNAKFMKESFEAIGLPVGETRTPIVPIIAGEDFKAFKLTMMLLEEGVYVNPAVAPAVEPGCALLRTSYTPTHTKEQLEFALGAFEKVFKASEQTA
- a CDS encoding ABC transporter ATP-binding protein; translation: MKKIKTLFRYAYKYRFKYLIGISFLILVDMLQLIPPKLLGYITDNISRGTATKDLLLKYIAYIIAIAFLMAIGRYVWRMYIIGTSRRIEYDMRNNYFKHLQTLSINFYNKNKTGDLMALATNDLNAVRMALGQGVMMLTDSITLTITTIIIMISINLRLTLLSLIPLPFVTLVALKFGKNIHKRFLKVQKAFSKLTEMVQENFSGIRIIKSFVQEQKEYEKFLEENENYLETNMSLVKVIVIFHPVIEFIASLSFVIFLGVGGIFVIYGYISLGDFIAFNMYLGNLIWPMMAFGWVINNIQRGFASLERIEKVMNEKAEIVDKAVEETDSIKGDIVVNNLTFSYPGTEVPALNNISLYIKSGDTLGIIGRTGSSKSTLVNLLVRLYNVEEGKITIGGKDISKIPLKVLRENIGFVPQDSFLFSSTVGENINLPFEKLDMDKVIQASKDSDIYENIMDFSEQFDTVVGERGVTLSGGQKQRISIARALIKNPELLILDDCLSAVDAKTETKILENLKRIMEDRTSIIISHRISAVKDSNLIAVFDEGRIIELGAHNELLANKGLYYDIYEKQQLEQKIQEQGEV
- a CDS encoding ABC transporter ATP-binding protein — translated: MEKYNEESLAKSYDSRLMKRLLIYAKPFRMYLIAVILLMLLGTGLDLLRPILIKNAIDNNINGYKKPYTMLQEPVANSIKIGDSYVAQGERAGGKAVTMLYYDKKYFIADGRVNEQKPYAINVDKLTQEGNTYTVYPLTSEELKVLRRDDVAGVIKTVIYTLLICISVFALGYVWMYLLQVAGQKIIYNIRNDLFKHVEGLSLSFFDKNPVGRLVTRVTNDVEALNEMYTGVLVYVFKDIFIIVGILIAMFSLNVKLALVILASVPFVLAGSIIFKKYDRDAYRDVRAKLAKINSSLSENISGVKTVQIYHKEEKMFNEFDGINKSYFQASMKQLTIFALFRPSVDLLSTLTLAGLLWFGGLKVLNQDIPVGMLFAFVSYLMQFFQPIFDLTEKYDILQSSMASAERIFLLMDNKDMIKNIENPVHIERLKGEIEFKNVWFAYNDEQWVLRDVSFKIRPGEKIAFVGATGAGKTSIISLISRLYDIQKGEILIDGINIKQMDQQELRKNLATVLQDVFLFTGDIKSNVRLNNGSITDEDIIKACKYVNADKFIEKLPNKYDDAVNERGTTFSQGERQLIAFARAIAFNPPILVLDEATSNIDTETESLIQDALNKITKDRTTIIVAHRLSTIKNADKIIVLHKGKVREIGNHEELLGKEGLYYNLYKLQYKELEGTK
- a CDS encoding diacylglycerol/lipid kinase family protein gives rise to the protein MKHLFIINPAAGKGKNLKLIPIIEEIFKNKEDKYFIEITKCAGHATEIAKSYSQKGDYRIYSVGGDGTLNEVLNGMVNSSSSLAVIPCGTGNDFIKSIYNFSKNYKIEDLLMKIINGKEKFIDLCTFNYRYFINIASVGFDAEVAYNAIKVKKFPCVGGMLAYIIGIIITVFKYNSYKLKINIDEKVLELDGLLAAIANGRYYGGGIFVAPKARIDDGLFSICAIEKVSRLKILALFPKVIKGTHEDIKEVSFYQGSKVRIESDKPVAFNIDGEITKGKIAEFKIIKNGIKIIYP